A genomic region of Eucalyptus grandis isolate ANBG69807.140 chromosome 5, ASM1654582v1, whole genome shotgun sequence contains the following coding sequences:
- the LOC104445719 gene encoding uncharacterized protein LOC104445719 yields MALFKKPDAYTRMDFEDPEEKKHRKAQFLIYKVLARADARRRPSLLRVRFCRLKVKIGRRLKKSRKRVALMISKVRLAVYKQLMSQLRSLEALVRPCREQAIDQPPNLETLSCRITT; encoded by the coding sequence ACAAGGATGGATTTCGAGGACCCAGAAGAGAAAAAGCACCGGAAAGCGCAGTTCCTGATCTACAAGGTGTTGGCACGAGCCGATGCTCGGAGGAGGCCTTCGCTCCTGAGAGTGAGGTTCTGCCGGTTGAAGGTGAAGATCGGGCGGCGGTTGAAGAAGTCGAGGAAGAGGGTGGCGCTGATGATTTCGAAAGTGAGGCTTGCCGTTTATAAGCAGCTCATGAGTCAATTGAGGAGCTTGGAAGCTCTGGTCAGGCCTTGTAGAGAGCAAGCTATTGATCAGCCCCCAAACTTGGAAACCCTTTCTTGCAGAATCACCACGTAG